One genomic region from Dethiosulfovibrio russensis encodes:
- a CDS encoding FmdE family protein, whose product MNRVKKANKYDEVERFHGHRCPGLAIGIRASELALKELGEGDGDEELVCISETDMCGIDAIQYMTNCTLGKGNLVLHHYGKVAFTFYRRRDGKGIRMVLKPNLNKEMEKEEYRMYLLEAPLEEIFELGTPREELPPKAFRENTLICAGCGEGTMESMTRNMDGEVYCLPCYRERHGER is encoded by the coding sequence TTGAATCGGGTCAAGAAAGCAAACAAATACGACGAGGTAGAGAGGTTTCATGGCCATCGATGTCCTGGACTGGCCATAGGGATAAGGGCTTCGGAGCTGGCTTTGAAGGAGTTGGGAGAAGGCGACGGAGACGAGGAACTGGTATGCATATCCGAGACCGATATGTGCGGAATTGACGCCATCCAATACATGACCAACTGTACTTTGGGAAAGGGGAACCTAGTACTCCACCATTACGGAAAAGTGGCCTTCACCTTCTACCGACGTAGGGACGGCAAGGGAATCAGGATGGTCCTGAAACCGAATCTGAACAAAGAGATGGAGAAGGAAGAATATAGGATGTATCTTCTGGAAGCCCCATTGGAAGAAATCTTTGAATTAGGGACTCCGAGAGAGGAACTTCCCCCGAAGGCCTTCAGGGAGAACACCCTTATCTGCGCCGGATGCGGCGAGGGGACCATGGAATCCATGACCAGAAACATGGATGGAGAGGTTTACTGCCTTCCATGTTACAGAGAGAGACACGGAGAAAGATGA